A section of the Deltaproteobacteria bacterium genome encodes:
- a CDS encoding formylmethanofuran dehydrogenase, which translates to MNSFNELLARSVKEHGHLCPGQVLGVRMAMLGLELLDYEAPLDKINIKKVVVFVEIDRCAADAIATTTGVKLGRRSLKFKDYGLMAATFVNLPDGLAFRVAVREDCRSKAGQYVAGISDRHERETKAYQLMPLSELFTVMAVEVEIPPEDLPGLSRHKVSCEQCGAEIRHKREVKANGRFLCRVCAGEAYFKPLRPVRNLDALSPNTARVEGPSPFRCDAEHPRRG; encoded by the coding sequence ATGAATAGCTTCAACGAACTCCTGGCCCGTTCTGTAAAAGAGCATGGCCACCTGTGTCCGGGGCAGGTGCTGGGGGTCCGCATGGCCATGTTGGGCCTGGAACTCCTGGACTATGAAGCTCCCCTGGATAAAATCAATATCAAGAAGGTGGTCGTCTTTGTTGAAATAGATCGGTGCGCCGCCGATGCTATCGCGACGACAACCGGCGTCAAGTTAGGTCGCCGTTCTCTTAAATTTAAAGATTACGGGCTCATGGCCGCCACGTTTGTCAATCTGCCAGACGGCCTGGCCTTCCGGGTCGCGGTGCGTGAAGATTGCCGTTCTAAGGCCGGCCAATACGTAGCAGGCATTTCGGACAGGCATGAACGGGAAACTAAGGCCTACCAGCTCATGCCTCTTTCTGAACTTTTTACCGTCATGGCAGTCGAAGTTGAAATCCCGCCTGAAGACCTGCCTGGCTTATCACGCCACAAGGTGAGCTGTGAACAGTGCGGCGCTGAGATACGGCACAAACGGGAAGTCAAGGCCAACGGCCGTTTCCTCTGCCGCGTCTGCGCCGGTGAGGCCTATTTTAAGCCTCTCCGACCGGTCCGGAACCTGGACGCCTTAAGTCCGAACACGGCGCGGGTGGAGGGACCATCTCCTTTCCGATGTGATGCGGAACATCCCCGGCGAGGCTAA
- a CDS encoding universal stress protein, translating into MKIMVGYDGSDPAKEALKLAKMHAEAFEANTVYVLTSLEGEPHDQVKGLEKAEQDLASAEVFLKDSNFTTETKLMTQGLSPGETLVEFAQENEVDEIILGIVKTSKVGKLVFGSTAQYVILKAPCPVVTVK; encoded by the coding sequence ATGAAGATTATGGTCGGATATGATGGATCAGATCCAGCCAAGGAGGCTCTTAAGCTGGCTAAAATGCATGCTGAGGCCTTTGAAGCTAACACAGTCTATGTGCTGACCTCTTTGGAAGGAGAACCTCATGATCAAGTAAAAGGTTTGGAAAAGGCGGAACAAGATCTAGCATCTGCAGAGGTCTTTCTAAAAGATAGTAATTTTACAACGGAAACAAAATTAATGACTCAAGGTCTCAGCCCGGGAGAAACACTGGTCGAATTTGCACAGGAAAACGAGGTTGACGAAATTATTCTTGGGATCGTAAAGACCTCAAAAGTTGGTAAACTGGTGTTTGGCTCCACGGCTCAGTACGTGATACTAAAGGCTCCTTGCCCGGTCGTTACTGTCAAGTGA